From a region of the Lactuca sativa cultivar Salinas chromosome 4, Lsat_Salinas_v11, whole genome shotgun sequence genome:
- the LOC111917014 gene encoding heavy metal-associated isoprenylated plant protein 26 has product MGVAACISELYDSCHSIHRSREKLKKRNQLQTVEIKIKMDCEGCERRVRKSVEGMKGVSSVDVDPKKSKLTVVGYVDPGKVLYRVRHRTGKKAEMWPYVPYDTVEHPYVPGVYDKRAPDGYVRNTAVVDPEMLDLARGSSPEIRYTTAFSDENPTACVVM; this is encoded by the exons ATGGGGGTTGCAGCATGTATCTCGGAACTTTACGATTCCTGTCACAGCATCCATCGTTCCAGGGAGAAACTCAAGAAACGAAACCAACTTCAG ACGGTGGAGATAAAGATCAAGATGGACTGTGAGGGATGCGAGAGGAGGGTTCGGAAGTCGGTGGAAGGGATGAAAGGGGTGAGTTCGGTGGATGTGGACCCAAAGAAAAGCAAGCTGACGGTGGTAGGGTACGTGGATCCAGGGAAGGTGTTGTATCGAGTCCGGCACCGGACAGGGAAAAAGGCGGAGATGTGGCCGTATGTGCCATATGACACGGTGGAACATCCTTACGTGCCGGGGGTTTATGACAAAAGGGCACCGGATGGGTACGTCAGGAACACGGCGGTGGTGGATCCGGAGATGTTGGATTTGGCTAGGGGGAGTTCACCTGAAATTAGGTATACGACGGCGTTTAGTGATGAAAACCCTACAGCTTGTGTAGTGATGTAG